One stretch of Streptomyces sp. 135 DNA includes these proteins:
- a CDS encoding substrate-binding domain-containing protein: MATETVKRDAGGAGGAATLRRVLLDNGALSALIVLVVAMSLLSGDFLTTQNLLNVGVQAAVTAILAFGVTFVIVSAGIDLSVGSVAALSATVLAWSATSEGLPVWLAVVLAVGTGVACGFVNGLLVSYGKLPPFIATLAMLSVARGLSLVISQGSPIPFPDAVSHLGDTVGGWLPVPVVVMVVMGLVTALVLGRTFIGRSMYAIGGNEEAARLSGLRVKRQKLVIYALSGLFAAVAGIVLASRLVSAQPQAAQGYELDAIAAVVIGGASLAGGVGKASGTLIGALILAVLRNGLNLLSVSAFWQQVVIGVVIALAVLLDTLRRRAGATPGASSGTSGGVRGNGPQAAKYAVAAVVVAAVIGAVSFFNSGSSGTSTKVGMSLSTLNNPFFVQMKEGAQAEAEKAGVDLTVTDAQNDASQQTNQLQNFTGEGVKSIIVNPVDSDAAGPAVRGANKQDIPVVAADRGVNKAKTATLVASDNVAGGRLAAKTLAEKLGGEGKVVVLQGTPGTSASRERGQGFAEGIKAYPGIDVVAKQPADFDRTKGLDVMTNLLQSHKGVNGVFAENDEMALGAVKALGAKAGTSVPVVGFDGTPDGLKAVEAGTLYASVAQQPKELGRIAVRNAVRAAQGKQVRELVKVPVKVVTSKNVQDFS, translated from the coding sequence GTGGCCACTGAAACCGTGAAGCGTGACGCGGGCGGCGCGGGTGGTGCGGCGACGCTCCGCCGCGTCCTGCTCGACAACGGCGCGCTGAGTGCCCTGATCGTCCTGGTCGTGGCGATGTCGCTGCTCTCCGGCGACTTCCTCACCACGCAGAACCTGCTCAACGTGGGCGTGCAGGCCGCCGTGACGGCGATCCTCGCGTTCGGCGTGACGTTCGTGATCGTCTCGGCGGGCATCGACCTGTCGGTCGGTTCGGTGGCCGCGCTCTCGGCCACCGTCCTCGCCTGGTCGGCGACTTCGGAGGGGCTGCCGGTCTGGCTCGCGGTCGTCCTCGCCGTCGGCACGGGCGTGGCGTGCGGGTTCGTCAACGGCCTGCTCGTCTCGTACGGCAAGCTGCCGCCGTTCATCGCGACGCTCGCGATGCTGTCGGTGGCCCGCGGCCTCTCCCTGGTGATCTCGCAGGGCAGCCCGATCCCGTTCCCCGACGCGGTCTCGCACCTCGGTGACACGGTGGGCGGCTGGCTGCCGGTCCCCGTGGTCGTGATGGTCGTGATGGGGCTGGTGACGGCCCTGGTGCTCGGCCGGACGTTCATCGGGCGCTCCATGTACGCGATCGGCGGCAACGAAGAGGCGGCCCGCCTGTCCGGCCTGCGCGTCAAGCGGCAGAAGCTCGTCATCTACGCGCTCTCCGGTCTCTTCGCGGCCGTCGCGGGCATCGTGCTCGCCTCCCGTCTGGTCTCCGCGCAGCCGCAGGCCGCGCAGGGGTACGAACTCGACGCCATCGCCGCGGTCGTCATCGGCGGCGCGAGCCTCGCGGGCGGCGTCGGCAAGGCGTCCGGCACGCTCATCGGCGCGCTGATCCTCGCGGTGCTGCGCAACGGCCTCAACCTCCTTTCGGTCTCCGCCTTCTGGCAGCAGGTCGTGATCGGTGTGGTCATCGCGCTCGCGGTCCTGCTGGATACGTTGCGACGGCGGGCCGGGGCGACCCCCGGGGCCTCCTCGGGCACGTCCGGGGGCGTGCGGGGCAATGGGCCGCAGGCGGCGAAGTACGCGGTGGCCGCCGTGGTCGTCGCGGCGGTGATCGGCGCGGTCTCCTTCTTCAACTCGGGCTCTTCGGGCACCTCGACGAAGGTCGGCATGTCGCTCTCCACCCTCAACAACCCCTTCTTCGTCCAGATGAAGGAGGGCGCGCAGGCCGAGGCGGAGAAGGCGGGCGTCGACCTGACCGTCACCGACGCGCAGAACGACGCCTCCCAGCAGACCAACCAGCTCCAGAACTTCACCGGCGAGGGCGTGAAGTCGATCATCGTCAACCCGGTGGACTCCGACGCGGCGGGCCCGGCCGTGCGCGGCGCCAACAAGCAGGACATCCCGGTGGTCGCCGCCGACCGCGGCGTGAACAAGGCGAAGACGGCCACGCTCGTCGCCTCCGACAACGTGGCGGGCGGCAGGCTGGCGGCGAAGACGCTCGCCGAGAAGCTGGGCGGCGAGGGCAAGGTCGTCGTGCTCCAGGGCACGCCGGGCACCTCCGCGAGCCGCGAGCGCGGGCAGGGCTTCGCCGAGGGCATCAAGGCGTACCCCGGCATCGACGTCGTCGCCAAGCAGCCCGCGGACTTCGACCGCACCAAGGGCCTGGACGTCATGACGAACCTCCTCCAGTCCCACAAGGGCGTGAACGGCGTCTTCGCCGAGAACGACGAGATGGCGCTCGGCGCGGTCAAGGCGCTCGGCGCCAAGGCGGGCACGTCCGTGCCGGTGGTCGGCTTCGACGGCACCCCCGACGGACTGAAGGCGGTCGAGGCGGGCACGCTGTACGCGTCCGTGGCGCAGCAGCCGAAGGAGCTGGGCCGGATCGCCGTGCGCAACGCGGTGCGGGCGGCGCAGGGCAAGCAGGTGCGGGAGCTGGTGAAGGTACCGGTGAAGGTCGTGACGTCGAAGAACGTGCAGGATTTCTCCTGA
- a CDS encoding ATP-binding protein, with protein sequence MDLGGGGAMDQVTALELTAALILAAARPRARRALLDAVSASADPATADLLRAWEPAEPAEDPGETARTLSAALAQQAAHRPELARELRHWITATLSPAPAQAGNSIDRSARIQGTAIQAHGIHGDVHIHPAPAAPAAPRGFDVPRQLLPVPDHFTNRVRELADLDQRAADSPGAPVIAVISGPAGVGKTTLARRWLLGLADAFPDGQLYADLRGHSEGGPARPGELLGQFLRALGQERVPADLGEQAALWRSATAGSRIAVLLDNALSAAQVRPLLPGGARALTAVTSRGRLSGLGMDGATFHPLDVLGTGDAVELLRRRIGADRVTREPEAALAVAEACAGLPLAVCVAAARVASRPRQPLAAMAGALGAVRAARWTCCASRGSTPCGAPSTPRTAC encoded by the coding sequence GTGGATCTCGGGGGAGGCGGCGCGATGGACCAGGTGACGGCCCTGGAATTGACGGCCGCCCTGATACTGGCGGCCGCCCGGCCCAGGGCGCGGCGCGCGCTGCTCGACGCGGTGAGCGCATCGGCGGACCCCGCCACCGCCGATCTGCTCCGCGCGTGGGAGCCGGCGGAGCCGGCCGAGGACCCCGGCGAGACCGCACGGACGCTGAGCGCCGCCCTGGCGCAGCAGGCCGCGCACCGCCCGGAGCTGGCACGGGAGTTACGGCACTGGATCACCGCCACCCTCAGCCCCGCCCCCGCGCAGGCCGGCAACTCCATCGACAGGTCGGCCCGTATCCAGGGCACCGCCATCCAGGCCCACGGCATCCACGGCGACGTGCACATCCACCCCGCCCCGGCCGCCCCCGCCGCGCCCCGCGGCTTCGACGTCCCGCGCCAACTGCTGCCCGTACCGGACCACTTCACCAATCGGGTGCGCGAACTGGCCGACCTGGACCAGCGGGCGGCGGACTCACCGGGGGCGCCGGTCATCGCGGTCATCAGCGGCCCGGCCGGGGTCGGCAAGACCACGCTGGCCAGGCGCTGGCTGCTCGGCCTCGCCGACGCCTTCCCCGACGGCCAGCTCTACGCCGATCTGCGCGGCCACTCCGAGGGCGGACCCGCCCGGCCGGGGGAACTGCTCGGGCAGTTCCTGCGCGCCCTCGGGCAGGAGCGCGTCCCCGCCGACCTGGGGGAGCAGGCCGCTCTGTGGCGCTCGGCGACCGCCGGCAGCCGCATCGCCGTGCTCCTGGACAACGCGCTCAGCGCCGCGCAGGTCCGCCCGCTGCTGCCCGGTGGTGCCCGGGCGCTGACGGCGGTGACGAGCCGGGGGCGGCTGAGCGGCCTCGGCATGGACGGCGCGACGTTCCACCCGCTGGACGTGCTCGGCACCGGCGACGCGGTGGAGCTGCTCCGCCGCCGGATCGGCGCCGACCGCGTCACCCGGGAGCCCGAGGCCGCCCTGGCGGTGGCCGAGGCCTGCGCGGGCCTGCCGCTCGCCGTGTGCGTCGCGGCGGCGCGGGTGGCGTCGCGCCCGCGCCAGCCGCTGGCGGCGATGGCGGGCGCGCTGGGGGCGGTGCGGGCGGCGCGCTGGACGTGCTGCGCGTCGAGGGGGAGTACGCCGTGCGGGGCGCCCTCGACGCCTCGTACCGCCTGCTAA
- a CDS encoding AfsR/SARP family transcriptional regulator encodes MKLGIRVLGTVALEYDGRIDLLGSAKERVVLAALALDAGRPVSLDTLIHRLWDDSPPAKARAGLHTYAARIRRRLRESTGDDLLVQRAHTYLLDVRPEQVDCHRFEQIAARARALADGADDTAALDLLREAAGLWRGEPLAGLGGLWAESIRASLSQKRLAAQLTRIEAELRRGHYAELVPDIAALLERHPGDETLAALLMTATYGCGRQAEALHVYDTVRRRLRERLGTDPGEALTRLHRLVLNGAPARQLLPRQEPATTAPRTLPRHAELVGREEELAAIVHAAQRGDGGVIALQAISGMAGIGKTLLALHAARRLEPLFPDGQLHLDLRAHSPGRTPLCATSALGALLRMLGVPASDLPGRLDELVSLWRTLLSHRRAVIVLDDVADPEHVKPLLPGPSPSLMIVTSRRRLSGLPGVRPVLLDVLPEEDAVALFRELAGEGRTPRVREVAAIVRLCGRLPLATEIAARRLASRPSWTTGHLLHRLTHGHGRLREIRDGNQEMARAFEVSYSTLHPEERSVFRLLGLQLGTDYDAFSTAALTDLAFDHAERTLEGLLDAHLIQEPAPDRYTTHDLLGEYSRMLAASELGPAERESALRRLIDFYVQASDAADRLIAPRRPRPHLPRRLCAYRIPAWSGAADARRWLTSECSALIAAERHCRAHGRPHEAALLAGSLAGFLLEERHSADTQGMHRAAAEHWRTVAHPEAEVYALVDQGTALSRSGQYAQALTVLGRALRTARTIGDTAVAEVLHARGVLLWNLGHLPEALADQEETLALRTRADDPWQIARSRNNLGITHLYLGDFTAARDHFHSALDMFRTAGDAHEEAHVLNNLSDLKLHIGERESARKYLQEARKLLAVSGTAAEHAMAQVNLANTMDSPRELPAMLDLYQDSLSAFQRLGDRRNASITLHGMGLALHAAARFEESADHHSRALDLARSIGSAHEEAQALHGLGAAEHRLGRTASAADHLAVAVAVAERTGAADEAARARATLAGIRAESSIPDGKPGERV; translated from the coding sequence GTGAAGCTCGGCATTCGCGTCCTGGGAACCGTCGCCCTGGAATACGACGGGCGAATCGATCTCCTCGGCTCCGCGAAAGAGCGCGTCGTCCTGGCGGCGCTGGCCCTGGACGCGGGCCGCCCCGTCTCCCTGGACACCCTGATCCACCGCCTGTGGGACGACTCGCCGCCCGCCAAGGCGCGCGCGGGACTGCACACCTACGCGGCCCGGATCCGCCGGCGGCTGCGCGAGAGCACCGGCGACGACCTGCTCGTCCAGCGGGCCCACACCTATCTGCTCGACGTCCGCCCCGAGCAGGTCGACTGCCACCGGTTCGAGCAGATCGCCGCCCGGGCCCGCGCCCTGGCCGACGGCGCGGACGACACCGCGGCCCTCGACCTGCTGCGGGAGGCGGCGGGCCTGTGGCGCGGAGAGCCGCTGGCCGGGCTCGGCGGCCTGTGGGCCGAGAGCATCCGCGCGAGCCTGTCCCAGAAGCGGCTCGCCGCCCAGCTGACCCGGATCGAGGCCGAACTGCGCCGGGGCCACTACGCCGAGCTCGTCCCCGACATCGCCGCGCTCCTCGAGCGGCATCCCGGCGACGAGACCCTCGCCGCCCTGCTCATGACCGCGACCTACGGCTGCGGCAGACAGGCCGAAGCCCTGCACGTGTACGACACCGTCCGCCGCCGGTTGCGCGAGCGCCTCGGCACCGACCCGGGCGAGGCGCTCACGCGACTGCACCGCCTCGTGCTGAACGGCGCCCCGGCGCGGCAGCTGCTCCCCCGCCAGGAGCCGGCCACCACCGCCCCGCGCACCCTGCCGCGCCACGCCGAACTGGTGGGCCGCGAGGAGGAGTTGGCGGCCATCGTCCACGCGGCACAGCGGGGCGACGGCGGCGTGATCGCGTTGCAGGCCATCTCAGGCATGGCGGGGATCGGCAAGACACTGCTCGCGCTGCACGCGGCCCGGCGCCTGGAACCCCTGTTCCCCGACGGCCAGCTCCACCTCGACCTGCGCGCCCACTCCCCGGGCCGCACCCCCCTCTGCGCCACGTCCGCCCTCGGGGCGCTGCTGCGCATGCTCGGGGTTCCCGCGTCGGACCTGCCGGGCCGGCTCGACGAACTCGTCAGCCTCTGGCGTACGTTGCTCAGCCACCGCCGCGCCGTCATCGTCCTGGACGACGTGGCCGACCCCGAGCACGTGAAACCCCTGCTCCCCGGCCCCTCCCCCTCGCTGATGATCGTCACCAGCCGCCGCAGGCTCTCCGGGCTGCCCGGAGTCCGGCCGGTCCTGCTCGACGTACTCCCCGAGGAGGACGCCGTCGCCCTGTTCCGGGAGCTGGCCGGTGAGGGCCGCACGCCGCGCGTCCGCGAGGTCGCCGCCATCGTCCGGCTCTGCGGACGGCTTCCGCTGGCCACCGAGATCGCCGCGAGACGCCTGGCCTCCCGCCCCTCCTGGACGACCGGCCACCTGCTGCACCGGCTCACCCACGGGCACGGCAGACTGCGCGAGATCCGCGACGGCAACCAGGAGATGGCCCGCGCCTTCGAGGTCTCCTACTCCACGCTCCACCCCGAGGAAAGATCCGTTTTCCGACTTCTCGGCCTGCAACTCGGCACGGATTACGACGCGTTCAGCACGGCCGCGCTCACCGATCTCGCATTCGACCACGCGGAGCGCACCCTCGAAGGCCTCCTCGACGCCCATCTCATTCAGGAACCGGCACCCGACCGATACACCACTCATGATCTTCTCGGGGAATACTCGCGCATGCTGGCGGCATCCGAACTGGGGCCCGCCGAACGGGAAAGCGCCCTGCGCCGATTGATCGATTTCTACGTACAGGCATCCGACGCGGCGGACCGGCTCATCGCCCCGCGCCGCCCGCGTCCGCACCTTCCCCGCCGCCTTTGCGCCTACCGGATACCCGCGTGGAGCGGCGCCGCCGACGCCCGGCGCTGGCTGACCTCGGAGTGCTCCGCGCTGATCGCGGCGGAACGCCACTGCCGGGCGCACGGCCGGCCGCACGAGGCGGCGCTGCTCGCCGGATCCCTCGCGGGCTTCCTGCTGGAGGAGCGGCACTCGGCCGACACCCAGGGCATGCACCGGGCGGCCGCGGAGCACTGGCGGACCGTCGCCCACCCGGAGGCCGAGGTGTACGCCCTGGTCGACCAGGGCACGGCGCTGTCACGGAGCGGACAGTACGCCCAGGCCCTGACCGTCCTCGGGCGAGCGTTGCGCACGGCGCGGACCATCGGCGACACGGCGGTGGCGGAGGTGCTCCACGCGCGGGGCGTACTGCTGTGGAACCTCGGCCACCTGCCGGAGGCGCTCGCCGACCAGGAGGAGACCCTCGCGCTGCGGACACGTGCGGATGATCCGTGGCAGATCGCGCGATCGCGCAACAACCTCGGCATCACGCACCTGTACCTGGGTGATTTCACGGCCGCCCGTGATCATTTCCATTCGGCGCTCGACATGTTCCGCACGGCGGGCGACGCGCATGAAGAGGCCCATGTGCTCAATAATCTGTCGGATCTCAAGCTGCACATCGGCGAAAGGGAATCCGCGCGGAAATACCTCCAGGAGGCGCGGAAACTACTCGCGGTTTCCGGCACCGCCGCGGAGCATGCCATGGCGCAGGTCAATCTCGCCAATACCATGGATTCCCCGCGGGAACTCCCTGCCATGCTCGACCTGTACCAGGATTCCCTCAGCGCTTTTCAGCGTCTGGGAGACCGGCGCAATGCGTCGATAACCCTGCACGGAATGGGCCTCGCCCTGCACGCGGCGGCCCGCTTCGAGGAGTCGGCGGATCATCACTCCCGCGCCCTGGATCTTGCGCGGAGCATCGGCTCGGCACACGAGGAAGCGCAGGCCCTGCACGGTCTGGGGGCGGCCGAGCACCGCCTGGGCCGCACGGCGTCGGCGGCGGACCACCTCGCCGTGGCGGTGGCCGTGGCCGAGCGCACGGGAGCGGCGGACGAGGCGGCTCGGGCGCGGGCCACGTTGGCGGGGATCAGAGCGGAATCAAGCATTCCGGATGGAAAGCCCGGCGAGCGGGTGTAG
- a CDS encoding ribokinase — MNDNHAGSTGDADYELLVVGSANADLVVGVERRPAAGETVLGSDLAVHPGGKGGNQAVAAARLGARTALLARVGDDAHGTLLLDAQRAAGVDTAGVLVGGAPTGVALITVDPSGDNSIVVSPGANARLTPEDIRAAGPVLAAARVVSSQLEIPLETVAEVVRALRPGARFVLNPSPPAPLPAEVLAACDPLVVNEHEARVILGEDAGGAPEEWARGLLALGPRSVVITLGAEGALTADGSAESPVRVPSPKVDAVDTTGAGDAFTAALGWRLGLGEDLPTAAAYAVRVGAAAVTRKGAQASYPTASELPAAAPEVPAP, encoded by the coding sequence ATGAACGACAACCACGCCGGCAGCACCGGCGACGCGGATTACGAGCTGCTCGTCGTGGGCTCCGCCAACGCCGACCTGGTGGTCGGCGTGGAGCGGCGCCCCGCGGCGGGCGAGACGGTCCTCGGCTCCGACCTGGCCGTCCACCCCGGCGGCAAGGGCGGCAACCAGGCGGTCGCCGCCGCCCGGCTCGGCGCCCGCACGGCGCTGCTCGCCCGGGTCGGCGACGACGCCCACGGCACGCTGCTGCTTGACGCGCAGCGCGCGGCCGGCGTGGACACCGCCGGTGTCCTGGTGGGCGGCGCGCCCACCGGCGTCGCGCTGATCACGGTCGATCCGTCGGGCGACAACAGCATCGTGGTCTCGCCCGGCGCCAACGCCCGCCTCACTCCCGAGGACATCCGCGCGGCGGGCCCTGTGCTCGCGGCGGCGCGGGTGGTCTCCAGCCAGCTGGAGATCCCGCTGGAGACGGTCGCCGAGGTGGTCCGCGCGCTGCGGCCCGGCGCCCGCTTCGTCCTGAACCCCTCGCCGCCGGCGCCGCTGCCCGCCGAGGTCCTCGCCGCCTGCGACCCATTGGTGGTCAACGAGCACGAGGCGCGCGTGATCCTCGGCGAGGACGCGGGCGGGGCTCCGGAGGAGTGGGCGCGGGGGCTGCTCGCGCTCGGGCCCCGGTCGGTGGTGATCACGCTGGGCGCCGAGGGGGCGCTCACCGCGGACGGCTCGGCCGAGTCTCCCGTACGGGTGCCGAGTCCGAAGGTCGACGCGGTGGACACGACCGGCGCGGGCGACGCCTTCACCGCGGCCCTCGGCTGGCGTCTCGGCCTCGGCGAGGATCTGCCGACGGCGGCCGCGTACGCGGTTCGGGTGGGGGCGGCGGCGGTCACCCGCAAGGGAGCGCAGGCCTCCTACCCGACGGCCTCGGAACTTCCGGCGGCCGCCCCGGAGGTCCCGGCCCCGTGA
- a CDS encoding tetratricopeptide repeat protein, whose translation MLRVEGEYAVRGALDASYRLLSPELARGYRRLGLAPVPLIGVEAAAAACALRTREADQLLDELAEVNLLEDLGPDPRTGSGRYRFHDLVRAHAGQLAATHEGPAGSGAAVRRVVDFYLYAATEAEALLTPSHRILPRRYDRRPAPPPPFADARGALDWLDTERAHLMAALRTAAEHGWHDTAWMLADAMWPLFLRLRPYELWVEAHEVGLAAARRAGDREAESQMLTSGGAGLRNAGRPDEAVGWFGQALEVARERVAAAREQPPGPGGPDVLTAAHRAEAQALHGLGQSHRLAGRLTEALRCFRLALPLREAIGYTRGAALTRICLGDVALAAGRPEEALPELAAARAALLSEDDPYDAARALAFLGRAALRCAGDDATAVEAAKGQLTEALGEFEATGSVHWQGRVLEMLGEAAEERGETERARAWYGRALARYRSVSAPDVRRLEDRLSGLGLGGLD comes from the coding sequence GTGCTGCGCGTCGAGGGGGAGTACGCCGTGCGGGGCGCCCTCGACGCCTCGTACCGCCTGCTAAGCCCCGAACTCGCGCGTGGCTACCGGCGGTTGGGCCTGGCCCCCGTGCCGCTGATCGGCGTCGAGGCCGCCGCCGCGGCCTGCGCGCTGCGCACCCGGGAGGCGGACCAGCTGCTGGACGAGCTGGCCGAGGTGAACCTCCTGGAAGACCTCGGCCCCGACCCCCGCACGGGGAGCGGCCGCTACCGCTTCCACGACCTCGTCAGGGCGCACGCGGGGCAGCTCGCCGCCACACACGAGGGGCCCGCCGGCAGCGGGGCGGCGGTGCGGCGCGTCGTGGACTTCTACCTGTACGCCGCGACCGAGGCGGAGGCACTCCTCACACCCAGCCACCGGATCCTGCCGCGCCGCTACGACCGCCGCCCGGCTCCGCCCCCGCCCTTCGCCGACGCGCGCGGCGCGCTCGACTGGCTCGACACCGAACGGGCCCATCTGATGGCGGCGTTGCGTACCGCCGCCGAGCACGGCTGGCACGACACGGCGTGGATGCTCGCCGACGCCATGTGGCCGCTCTTCCTCCGCCTTCGCCCGTACGAGTTGTGGGTCGAGGCCCATGAGGTCGGGCTCGCCGCGGCCCGCCGGGCGGGGGACAGGGAGGCCGAGAGCCAGATGCTCACCTCCGGCGGCGCCGGGCTGCGCAACGCGGGTCGGCCCGACGAGGCGGTCGGCTGGTTCGGGCAGGCGCTGGAGGTGGCGCGGGAGAGAGTGGCCGCGGCGCGGGAGCAGCCCCCCGGCCCGGGTGGCCCGGACGTCCTGACGGCCGCCCACCGGGCCGAGGCGCAGGCGCTGCACGGCCTGGGGCAGTCCCACCGCCTGGCCGGCCGGCTGACCGAGGCCCTCCGCTGCTTCCGACTGGCGCTGCCGCTGCGCGAGGCGATCGGGTACACGCGCGGGGCGGCCCTGACCCGGATCTGCCTCGGCGACGTGGCGCTGGCCGCCGGACGCCCCGAGGAGGCGCTGCCCGAACTGGCCGCAGCCAGGGCCGCCCTGCTGTCCGAGGACGACCCCTACGACGCCGCCCGCGCCCTGGCCTTCCTCGGCCGGGCCGCGCTGAGGTGCGCGGGCGACGACGCGACCGCGGTGGAGGCGGCGAAGGGGCAACTGACGGAAGCCCTCGGCGAGTTCGAGGCCACCGGCTCCGTGCACTGGCAGGGCCGCGTCCTGGAGATGCTCGGCGAGGCGGCCGAGGAGCGGGGCGAGACGGAGCGGGCCAGGGCCTGGTACGGCCGCGCCCTGGCCCGCTACCGGAGTGTCAGCGCTCCTGATGTGCGGCGGCTCGAAGACCGTCTGAGTGGGCTGGGCCTGGGGGGTCTGGACTGA
- the rbsD gene encoding D-ribose pyranase, translated as MKKSGILNRHLAGALAELGHGDTVLVCDAGMPIPAGPRVVDLAFRAGVPAFAEVLDGLLAELVVEGGTAAREIRGANPEAALLLRESLPALELVAHEELKGLSAGARLVVRTGEARPYANVLLRCGVFF; from the coding sequence GTGAAGAAGTCGGGCATACTGAACCGCCATCTCGCGGGCGCGCTCGCGGAGTTGGGGCACGGCGACACGGTCCTGGTCTGCGACGCGGGCATGCCGATCCCGGCGGGCCCGCGCGTGGTGGACCTGGCGTTCCGGGCCGGGGTCCCCGCCTTCGCGGAGGTCCTCGACGGCCTGCTCGCCGAGCTGGTGGTGGAGGGCGGGACGGCGGCGCGCGAGATCCGGGGGGCGAACCCGGAGGCGGCGCTGCTGCTGCGCGAGAGCCTGCCGGCGCTGGAGCTGGTCGCCCACGAGGAGCTGAAGGGCCTCTCCGCGGGCGCCCGCCTCGTGGTCCGCACCGGCGAGGCCCGCCCGTACGCGAATGTGCTGTTGAGGTGCGGGGTCTTCTTCTGA
- a CDS encoding M28 family metallopeptidase yields MNLFRRAAVGAATVAIGGLLATAAPAIAAPAAPSPALAAPDLPLANVKAHLSQLQSIASANGGNRAHGRPGYKASIDYVKGKLDAAGFTTSVQQFTSGGATGYNLVADWPGGDPNKVLMAGAHLDSVSSGPGINDNGSGSAGVLETALAVSRAQLKPTKHLRFAWWGAEELGMVGSRYYVNNLPTAERSKVSGYLNFDMIGSPNAGYFVYDDDPVIEKTFKDYYAGLNVPTEIETEGDGRSDHAPFKNVGIPVGGLFSGAERAKSSAQAQKWGGTAGQAFDRCYHSSCDTTTNVNDTALDRNSDAIAHAVWTLGTDTPVPPGDAYENTTDVTIPDNGAAVTSTVNVTGRTGNAPAALKVDVDIRHTWRGDVVIDLLAPDGTAYRLKGSSGNDSADNVIATYTVDASSESANGAWKLRVQDVAAQDTGYINSWKLTF; encoded by the coding sequence ATGAATCTCTTCAGACGTGCGGCCGTCGGTGCCGCCACCGTGGCCATCGGCGGCCTGCTCGCCACCGCCGCTCCCGCCATCGCCGCGCCCGCCGCCCCGTCACCCGCGCTCGCGGCACCCGACCTCCCGCTCGCCAACGTCAAGGCGCACCTCTCGCAGCTCCAGTCCATAGCCTCGGCCAACGGCGGCAACCGCGCGCACGGCCGTCCCGGCTACAAGGCCTCCATCGACTACGTGAAGGGCAAGCTGGACGCGGCCGGATTCACCACGTCCGTCCAGCAGTTCACGTCCGGCGGCGCCACGGGCTACAACCTCGTCGCGGACTGGCCGGGCGGCGACCCGAACAAGGTCCTGATGGCGGGCGCGCACCTCGACAGCGTCTCCTCCGGGCCCGGCATCAACGACAACGGCTCGGGCTCGGCGGGTGTCCTGGAGACGGCGCTCGCGGTATCCCGCGCGCAGCTCAAACCGACGAAGCACCTGCGGTTCGCCTGGTGGGGCGCCGAGGAGCTGGGCATGGTCGGCTCCCGCTACTACGTGAACAACCTCCCCACGGCGGAGCGTTCCAAGGTCAGCGGCTATCTGAACTTCGACATGATCGGCTCGCCGAACGCCGGCTACTTCGTCTACGACGACGACCCGGTCATCGAGAAGACGTTCAAGGACTACTACGCCGGCCTCAACGTCCCGACGGAGATCGAGACCGAGGGCGACGGCCGCTCCGACCACGCCCCGTTCAAGAACGTCGGCATCCCCGTCGGCGGCCTGTTCAGCGGCGCCGAGCGCGCCAAGTCCAGCGCGCAGGCGCAGAAGTGGGGCGGCACGGCGGGCCAGGCCTTCGACCGCTGCTACCACTCGTCGTGCGACACCACGACGAACGTCAACGACACCGCCCTGGACCGCAACAGCGACGCCATCGCGCACGCCGTCTGGACCCTCGGCACGGACACCCCGGTCCCGCCCGGTGACGCGTACGAGAACACCACGGACGTCACCATCCCGGACAACGGCGCCGCGGTGACCTCGACGGTGAACGTGACCGGCCGCACGGGCAACGCCCCGGCCGCCCTCAAGGTGGACGTCGACATCCGCCACACCTGGCGGGGCGACGTGGTGATCGACCTCCTCGCCCCGGACGGCACCGCGTACCGCCTGAAGGGTTCCAGCGGCAACGACTCGGCGGACAACGTCATCGCGACGTACACGGTCGACGCGTCGAGCGAGAGCGCGAACGGCGCGTGGAAGCTGCGGGTGCAGGATGTCGCGGCGCAGGACACCGGCTACATCAACAGCTGGAAGCTGACGTTCTAG